One segment of Balaenoptera ricei isolate mBalRic1 chromosome 8, mBalRic1.hap2, whole genome shotgun sequence DNA contains the following:
- the FEZ1 gene encoding fasciculation and elongation protein zeta-1 has product MEAPLVSLDEEFEDLRPCCSEDPEEKSRCFYGSSPHHLEDPSLSELENFSSEIISFKSMEDLVNEFDEKLNVCFRNYNAKTENLAPVKNQFQIQEEEETLQDEEVWDALTDNYIPSLSEDWRDPNVEALNGNSSETEIHEKGEEEFNEKSEHYSGINEEPLLTADQVIEEIEEMMQNSPDPEEEGEVLEEEDGGETASQADLVLLQEMQALTQTFNNNWSYEGLRHMSGSELTELLDQVEGAIRDFSEELVQQLARRDELEFEKEVKNSFITVLIEVQNKQKEQRELMKKRRKEKGLSLQSGRIEKGSHMPLKRFSMEGISNILQSGIRQTFGPSGADKQYLNTVIPYEKKASPPSVEDLQMLTNILFAMKEDNEKVPTLLTDYILKVLCPT; this is encoded by the exons ATGGAGGCCCCACTGGTGAGTTTGGATGAAGAATTTGAGGACCTTCGGCCCTGCTGCTCGGAGGACCCAGAAGAGAAGTCACGGTGTTTCTACGGCTCATCTCCCCACCATCTAGAGGACCCCTCCCTCTCTGAGCTTGAgaatttttcttctgaaataatCAGCTTCAAGTCCATGGAGGACCTGGTGAATGAATTTGATGAGAAGCTCAATGTCTGCTTTCGGAACTACAACGCCAAGACCGAGAACCTAGCTCCCGTGAAGAACCAGTTCCAGAtccaagaggaggaggagacccTGCAGGATGAAGA GGTTTGGGATGCTCTGACAGACAATTACATCCCTTCACTCTCAGAAGACTGGAGGGACCCAAACGTGGAGGCTCTGAATGGCAACAGCTCTGAAACTGAG ATccatgagaaaggagaggaagagttCAATGAGAAGAGTGAACATTACTCTGGAATCAATGAGGAGCCTCTGCTCACAGCAGATCAG GTGATTGAGGAGATTGAGGAAATGATGCAGAACTCCCCAGACcctgaggaggaaggggaggttcTAGAAGAGGAGGATGGGGGAGAAACCGCCTCCCAGGCGGACTTGGTCCTCCTGCAGGAGATGCAGGCCTTGACCCAGACCTTCAACAACAACTGGTCCTACGAAG GACTGAGGCACATGTCTGGGTCTGAGCTGACAGAGCTGCTGGACCAGGTGGAGGGCGCCATCCGAGACTTTTCAGAGGAGCTGGTGCAGCAGCTGGCCCGCCGGGACGAGCTGGAGTTCGAGAAGGAAGTGAAGAACTCCTTCATCACGGTGCTCATCGAGGTGCAGAACAAACAGAAGGAGCAGCGAGAGCTGATGAAGAAGAGGCGGAAAGAGAAAGGGCTGAGCTTGCAGAGCGGCCGGATAGAGAAGGGAAGCCACATGCCTCTCAAG cgCTTCAGCATGGAAGGCATCTCCAACATCCTGCAGAGCGGCATCCGCCAGACTTTTGGCCCCTCAGGAGCTGACAAGCAG TACCTGAACACCGTCATCCCTTACGAGAAGAAGGCCTCGCCCCCGTCGGTGGAAGATCTCCAGATGCTGACAAACA ttCTCTTTGCCATGAAGGAGGATAATGAGAAGGTGCCCACTTTGCTGACGGACTACATTTTAAAAG TGCTCTGTCCCACCTAA